In the Loxodonta africana isolate mLoxAfr1 chromosome 1, mLoxAfr1.hap2, whole genome shotgun sequence genome, one interval contains:
- the TEX55 gene encoding testis-specific expressed protein 55, which translates to MSRGVWNEESSKTLNLFNVRKASHDCGQMSDKTKLCLVPLKTVSTDIVSGRHAPHTSTAASQAGPTAAAKLSLEGSACTRKSLVFRSPKQSRQGTSSLPPCEVVLTTRPQHLATWTIQGHRKKMEEISEGVLDNSLESESTAEPTAGQSGDQKEGNWTNQAEGEAVYQSDHEIVGQAAQRVSPQADLSIYGREDQRISEQTGPRTSGQADHRASKLADTADHTASDKADQRMFDPMTSGQANNVELAHDRKMSGQADQRTSGQTDHRLSGQADRRTSEQTRHRLSTQADRRTSEQTDRRLSFQADRRTSEQTDRRLSTQADRRTSEQTDRRLSFLADRRTSEQTDRRLSFLADRRTSEQTDHRMSIQADQRTSGQTGHRLSSQADRRTSKQSDGKLSIPADQRISEQTDHRSSGLADQKAQTYHVIKPAKHEDDYSKSDLFENRVDYQADHLVDKQDYYNEDYLTDYGASGQFSYSTFTQFEDSKEDKEDDYRVQPCKFKDSQTDLSSSKVSLAVETEMKSATFLQTYNPSDSRLTNFFPAKDQTPFQRFPSIPTKLDSTLGQGKSQAIETTPDYISQFEQEKSFYEHKQTYRKRFPSMVYDDPYQVALRYMEKHNILQIFQITENLVYERPEDPLHFMLCQP; encoded by the exons ATGTCAAGAGGTGTGTGGAATGAAGAGAGCAGTAAAACTCTCAACCTCTTTAATGTGAGGAAAGCTTCCCATGACTGTGGTCAGATGAGTGATAAGACTAAACTCTGCCTGGTACCACTGAAAACGGTCAGCACTGACATCGTTT CCGGACGGCACGCCCCCCACACATCCACCGCCGCCTCCCAGGCGGGGCCTACTGCAGCCGCCAAGCTCTCGCTAGAAGGAAGTGCCTGCACCCGGAAGAGCCTGGTGTTCCGAAGCCCCAAACAAAGCCGGCAGGGAACGTCATCGCTACCACCCTGCGAGGTCGTCTTGACGACCCGCCCACAACACCTGGCAACCTGGACCATTCAGGGACACCGCAAAAAAATGGAGGAGATTTCAGAAGGGGTTTTGGACAACTCCTTGGAATCTGAAAGCACAGCCGAGCCAACTGCCGGCCAATCTGGCGACCAGAAAGAAGGCAACTGGACGAACCAAGCTGAAGGGGAGGCAGTTTACCAGAGTGATCATGAAATAGTTGGCCAAGCTGCCCAAAGAGTGTCTCCCCAGGCTGACCTCAGTATCTATGGccgggaagaccaaagaatttcaGAACAGACTGGGCCCAGAACATCTGGTCAGGCAGACCACAGAGCATCGAAACTTGCTGACACTGCCGACCATACAGCATCTGATAAGGCTGACCAAAGAATGTTTGATCCCATGACATCTGGCCAAGCTAATAACGTAGAGTTAGCACATGATCGAAAGATGTCTGGCCAGGCTGACCAAAGAACTTCTGGACAGACTGACCACAGATTATCCGGCCAAGCTGACCGAAGAACTTCTGAACAGACTCGCCACAGATTGTCCACCCAGGCTGACCGAAGAACTTCTGAACAGACTGACCGCAGATTGTCCTTCCAGGCTGACCGAAGAACTTCTGAACAGACTGACCGCAGATTGTCCACCCAGGCTGACCGAAGGACTTCTGAACAGACTGACCGCAGATTGTCCTTCCTGGCTGACCGAAGGACTTCTGAACAGACTGACCGCAGATTGTCCTTCCTGGCTGACCGAAGAACTTCTGAACAGACTGACCACAGAATGTCCATCCAGGCTGACCAAAGAACTTCTGGACAGACTGGCCACAGATTGTCCAGCCAGGCTGATCGAAGAACTTCCAAACAGAGTGACGGAAAATTGTCCATCCCAGCTGACCAAAGAATTTCTGAACAGACTGACCACAGATCGTCTGGCCTAGCCGACCAAAAAGCACAGACTTACCATGTCATTAAACCAGCTAAACATGAGGATGACTACAGTAAATCTGACCTTTTTGAGAATAGAGTAGATTACCAGGCTGACCACCTAGTGGACAAACAGGATTACTACAATGAAGATTACTTGACTGATTACGGAGCAAGTGGCCAGTTTAGCTATAGTACATTTACCCAGTTTGAGGATAGCAAGGAGGACAAAGAGGATGACTATAGAGTACAGCCCTGCAAATTTAAGGATAGCCAAACAGACCTCAGTAGTTCCAAGGTTTCACTTGCAGtagaaactgaaatgaaaagtgCAACCTTTCTTCAAACCTACAACCCATCGGATTCCAGATTAACCAATTTTTTCCCAGCAAAAGACCAAACCCCTTTCCAAAGATTTCCCTCTATCCCAACCAAATTGGACTCTACCCTCGGTCAAGGAAAATCTCAAGCCATAGAAACCACACCT GATTATATTTCACAATTTGAGCAAGAAAAGAGTTTTTACGAACACAAGCAAACTTATAGGAAGAGGTTCCCTTCTATGGTGTATGACGATCCTTACCAAGTTGCACTCCGGTACATGGAAAAGCACAATATTCTGCAAATATTCCAG ATCACTGAAAACTTAGTCTATGAAAGGCCAGAGGACCCTCTGCATTTTATGCTGTGCCAG CCCTAA